The following are from one region of the Nicotiana tomentosiformis chromosome 7, ASM39032v3, whole genome shotgun sequence genome:
- the LOC138896276 gene encoding uncharacterized protein has product MTAKTGAGETPFSLMYGAEALIPVEIGESSTRYTQATEESNEEEMRINLDLLAEMREVTLIRMAAQKQIIGRYYNRKAHLRYFKIGGFVLKKVFQSTKMANAGKLSPNWEGPYMIRGIAGKGAYELEKMEGKVFPSNWNVVHLKKYYF; this is encoded by the coding sequence ATGACAGCAAAAACAGGTGCGGGGGAGACTCCATTCTCACTTATGTATGGTGCTGAAGCTTTAATCCCAGTTGAAATAGGTGAATCGAGTACAAGATATACCCAAGCAACTGAAGAATCAAATGAGGAAGAGATGCGAATAAATCTAGATTTGCTTGCAGAAATGAGAGAAGTGACTCTAATAAGGATGGCAGCGCAGAAACAAATTATTGGGCGATACTACAATCGGAAAGCTCATCTTAGATACTTCAAGATTGGGGGCTTCGTCCTCAAAAAGGTTTTTCAATCGACAAAAATGGCCAATGCAGGAAAGttgagtccaaattgggaaggaccctacatGATTCGAGGCATTGCCGGAAAGGGTGCGTATGAGTTAGAAAAAATGGAAGGCAAAGTATTCCCATCAAATTGGAATGTTGTTCATTTAAAGAAGTATTACTTCTAA
- the LOC104092658 gene encoding synaptotagmin-3-like produces MGFLGSLLGIFGFGIGISIGLVIGYFLFIYFEPRDVKDLPESTPFDEIEPSSLVDLLPELPLWVMNPDYERVDWFNEFIANMWPYLDKAICGIIKSTSKPIFAEYIGQYQIKSIEFEQLTLGTIPPRFHGIKVYDSNEKELVLEFAVRWAGNPNIVVALKLLSLQISVQLIDFQMAATARATLKPLVPTFPCFSSIIVSLTKKPEVDFGLKVIGGDLMTIPGLHHFVQETISKQVARLYLWPQTLDIPILDSSIGAVKKPVGILHVKVLRAQKLLNTDFLSKSDPYVKLSLGGDRLPAKKTTVKMNTLNPVWNEDFKLTVKDPESQVLQLHLYDWEKIGAHDKLGMQVVPLKLLNPYEKKELTLDLVHSTNPNDPQNKKARGQIMLEMSFIPFQEDSKKFSGPLNIHERKESISSLSDDNYSLRGAGLLLVTVIGAEDVEGKHHTNPYAVVVLRGEKKKTKARNKTWNPKWEEEFQFVLEEAPLKDLIHIEVKSKKRRFGFRSKELLGYVDIQLMDVIYNGRINEKYHLINSKDGILHVDIRWKVI; encoded by the exons ATGGGTTTTCTTGGAAGTTTGTTAGGTATTTTTGGCTTTGGGATTGGAATTTCAATAGGTCTGGTTATTGGTTATTtcttgttcatatactttgagcCCAGAGATGTTAAG GATTTACCAGAGAGTACACCGTTCGATGAAATTGAGCCAAGCTCATTAGTTGATCTTCTACCTGAACTCCCATTATGGGTGATGAATCCGGACTACGAGCGG GTTGACTGGTTTAATGAGTTTATAGCGAACATGTGGCCCTATCTTGACAAG GCAATTTGTGGAATTATTAAAAGCACATCAAAACCTATTTTTGCAGAGTATATTGGACAGTATCAAATAAAATCTATTGAGTTTGAGCAACTTACTCTTGGAACAATTCCTCCTCGATTCCATG GTATTAAAGTATATGATTCCAATGAAAAGGAGCTAGTACTTGAGTTTGCGGTCAGATGGGCTGGAAATCCAAATATAGTTGTGGCATTGAAGTTATTATCTCTACAAATCTCGGTACAG TTGATAGATTTTCAAATGGCTGCTACAGCAAGGGCAACACTAAAACCTTTGGTCCCAACCTTCCCATGCTTTTCGAGCATAATAGTATCACTGACGAAGAAG CCAGAGGTAGACTTTGGGCTAAAAGTAATTGGAGGAGATTTAATGACAATCCCTGGTTTACACCATTTTGTTCAG GAAACTATAAGCAAGCAAGTTGCCAGGCTTTACCTCTGGCCACAAACACTTGATATACCAATTCTTGACAGTTCAAT AGGAGCTGTGAAGAAGCCAGTTGGAATTCTACATGTGAAGGTTCTGAGAGCACAGAAACTTCTGAACACGGATTTTTTGAGTAAGTCAGATCCTTATGTTAAACTCAGCTTAGGTGGGGACAGGCTTCCAGCCAAGAAGACTACTGTAAAAATGAACACTCTGAATCCAGTATGGAATGAGGATTTCAAATTGACCGTAAAAGATCCCGAGTCTCAAGTTCTGCAGCTGCATCTATATGACTGGGAAAAG ATTGGGGCACATGACAAGTTGGGAATGCAAGTCGTGCCACTGAAATTGCTCAATCCATATGAGAAGAAAGAACTAACACTCGATTTGGTCCACAGCACAAACCCAAATGACCCTCAGAACAAGAAGGCGCGAGGCCAGATTATGTTGGAGATGTCCTTCATTCCTTTCCAAGAAGATAGTAAAAAGTTCAGCGGACCTCTTAATATTCATGAACGGAAGGAgagtatttcaagcctttcagatGATAATTATTCCTTGCGTGGAGCAGGTTTGCTGTTGGTTACAGTTATTGGCGCTGAAGATGTAGAGGGGAAACACCATACCAATCCTTACGCAGTGGTAGTTCTTAgaggagaaaaaaagaaaacaaag GCAAGGAACAAAACCTGGAATCCAAAATGGGAAGAAGAATTCCAGTTTGTGTTGGAAGAAGCTCCATTGAAGGACCTAATCCATATTGAAGTCAAGAGCAAGAAAAGAAGATTTGGTTTTCGGTCTAAG GAGTTACTTGGGTATGTAGATATCCAACTGATGGATGTGATATACAACGGACGTATCAACGAGAAGTACCATCTCATCAATTCCAAAGATGGAATTCTACATGTTGACATCAGATGGAAGGTGATCTAG